ATTCCAGGGATATTTATATCACTGATATCTCCACACTCATCACATATAAAGTGAGCATGAGGTTCTAAATTTTTATCAAATTTATCAACTTGGTTTGGTAAACTAACCTTTTTAATAGCTCCAATCTCTGTTAACTTTGTCAAATTTCTATAGACTGTACCTAAACTTAACTCGGGATTAGTTTTTTTTAAATCAGAATATATTGTATCAGCTGTAAGGTGTTCATGGCTGTTGAGTATATAATTTAGGATTAATTCTCTTTGTTTAGAAAATTTCATAGAAAATTCCCTCCTTTTATCTTTACTATAATTGTAAACTATTTTTGATTTTTTTCCAACTTTATTTTTAAAAGATAAAAAAAATTTTAGATTATGTTTGACAAAAGTATTTTTATATGTAATAATAACCACATAACTAATAATAGTAATGATTACTATTATTAGAATAAAAATAAAAGGAGGATTTATTATGAGAAGTATAACTACATTTGATTTACAATATGCACACAGATTCTATAAGTTTAAAGGTGAAGCTCAATATCTACACGGACATACAGGTTTTTTAACTATTGAAGTTGAAGATTCTGTTAATGAAGGCGTTAATATGGTATATCCATGTAATGAGATTCAAAAAACAGCTTGGGACGTTATGAAAAACTTTGATCACGCACTTATTTTAAGAGAAGATGATCCACTTCTTCCTGCTATTTTAAAAGTTTACGAGGAGACAGGTATTAAAGATGGAACACCTGAAAACACTATGAAAGGTGTGGCATTTAAAACTGAACTTGCAACAGCTTATCCTGAGTCACGTTTAGTTGTTACAAAAGAGACTCTAACAGTTGAGGGTATGATTAAAATCGTTTATGACCTATTAAAAGATAAATTAAATATTGCAAAAATTACATTTACAAGTGGTGTAAATGCAGCATCTGCAGAATTCACTACTAAAAACAATATCGAGCGTTGCCCACTTTGTGGAATATCACTAGATGAACACGGAACTTGTTCAAAGTGTGGATACAAAAAATAAAAAAGAAGCCATCCTATTGCAATAGGATGGCTTTTTTTACATAACTATTTTGTCTCTTCCAGCTGATTTCGCTTTATATAGATTTTTATCACTCTCAGATATAGCTTCATAAAGTTTCTCTTTACTATCTATGTCCATTACAACCGCTCCAATCGAAGCTGTTATACTTCTTTCCTCTAAAAGATCTAACTTTTTAATAG
The Cetobacterium sp. ZOR0034 DNA segment above includes these coding regions:
- a CDS encoding Fur family transcriptional regulator; amino-acid sequence: MKFSKQRELILNYILNSHEHLTADTIYSDLKKTNPELSLGTVYRNLTKLTEIGAIKKVSLPNQVDKFDKNLEPHAHFICDECGDISDINIPGIDMFLDKVSVEKDISINKYNITFNGTCEKCKTKNKH
- a CDS encoding 6-carboxytetrahydropterin synthase yields the protein MRSITTFDLQYAHRFYKFKGEAQYLHGHTGFLTIEVEDSVNEGVNMVYPCNEIQKTAWDVMKNFDHALILREDDPLLPAILKVYEETGIKDGTPENTMKGVAFKTELATAYPESRLVVTKETLTVEGMIKIVYDLLKDKLNIAKITFTSGVNAASAEFTTKNNIERCPLCGISLDEHGTCSKCGYKK